TTTTAGCGAGCTGATCTCAAGTAGCTGACGAGCCTTCTATGCATTAAATGTATCTTCCTAATTTAATCCCTAAAATCATTTTGTTCTTCTAAGCTTTACTTACATATACTTCTTGTTATCTTCTCTTACAACTTTATTAGCttctttttttgaaaaatctATGGCCTTACAGGTCTGTTTGGTTATGGAAAAGTATGAGTGTTTAATAGAAAAGTTTTCTAGGAAAACACGAAAAACAGAAAAAATATTCAAATAACGTATATTCTGGAAAACTTTTCAACGACGTTTTTATTTCTCCTCATAGGGCTGTAATCgcaattttgtttcttttgttagATATACATGTATGGGAAAAGCTAACCTCCAACAAGCTGGGAATACTCCAACGAACAACATTGCGGACATAGCCTCCGTCATCTTGACCCTTACATTCAAACTTCTGAAATATCGGGCCAACCTAAAATATCATGATGTTACAATTGAGGATAACTTGTTTTTTATAGATTTGGTTCACAAGATTATTCTATTACTATTACTTAAGTTGTTATAGATCTTCAAAATATTTTCAAGTCAAATGGTGTAAGTTTCTAGGAGCCTGTGGGTCTTTAGCCAAAGGGCAGAGCTAAACAAACAACGACACACTATCCAGACACCACTTATGTGCCAGACAATCGTATGATAGCGTGAAAAGTGATCAAATGGGCCATATGATAGAGTGAAAACTGTCATATGGGTCGTATGATGGCCAATTCATACAACCTATATGATGTGTTTGACTGATAAAGAAATGACTTATGTGACCACTGACAAAGTCAGACGTTATGTATAGCCTTTTTTGCACTCTTATATGTAGGgcactagggctgcaaacgaagcgaacagttcgtgaaccgttcggcgggaagttcgtttgattaataaatgaatgaacacaaacaagaaattccgttcgtttagttaaaggaacaaacatgaacagatgccatgttcgttcatttatgttcgtgaacgttcggcaACGTGTTCATCTATggtcgtttgtgttcgatagttcattagtgttatTAGTTTTTATagtttatttaaatacttcaaaatcccaacaaatcaaatataataagtattagtgtattatatattttgttcattaatgcttgtttgtgttcgtttgtttcacTGTGTTCATGAACACTACTTTGTGTTGATTTGTGTTCATGatcgttcgtttgtgttcgttgcctaaaattaacaaatgaacacgaacacattcatttccttaacgaacgaacacaaacataaaatctcgttcagtaagtgttcatgaacagttcgtgaacacatatatttccttaacaaacgatcatgaacaaggtcttgttcgtgttcgtccAGTTCATTTGCAGCCCTGCTTATACCTCTAGTATGATGTGTTACACTGACACATAGGCGGCTGACATGACCAATCACAAAGTCATATGGCACGTATGACCATTTTCGCCCTGTTGTATGATGACATCACCTAATATCTATACATCACTAATGTATCTATAGCAACCAAAAAAACACCATCCTAACTAAGAATAAAACGAGTAAAATCAAGTAATTAAGGATGATGGAAAGAACAAAAACCTGAAAAAAAGGAAGCTTGGAGGAAGAATCAAGAAGAACAAGAACATCAGAAGCAGATGTATACAGCAACCTCCATGTCCCATCCAAAACTCCCAAATCAACAATAGCTTCATCATCACCCGCTGCATAGCTCTCCAAATCCACCTACAAAACCCAATTTATGAAATTAAAATTAACCTCCATTGATGCAGCTGCTATGAAATAAAACCCTACCAAAGATTCTTCAATTTCAGAGCGTTGGTTAGGGGTAGTGACGAGCCCACGCTGAGTGTCTTGAATGACTCTCAGCAAGTCATATTTCTTGTTTTCTAAATCCAATTCGTTCCTCTGTTGTTGAGGGGTTGTAAGGGTTGCGGCGGAGCATCGCAATATGTTTCGTGAGAGGGGAAGAAAGATGGTGGATGAGGGTGGTCGTCGGAAAAGTGTAGGTGTGGTGGGAAACGGCAACAGCAAGCCCATTTCTACGGAAACTCCACTTGGGGACTGGATATTTGTTTTaacatttgtttaattttttaaatCGATCAAATACCATAAAAACAAATAATGGTATCGATAATATTGAGAGCGGTACCGATTATGTTTGGTTGGGATCGATT
This is a stretch of genomic DNA from Helianthus annuus cultivar XRQ/B chromosome 16, HanXRQr2.0-SUNRISE, whole genome shotgun sequence. It encodes these proteins:
- the LOC110918031 gene encoding probable plastid-lipid-associated protein 10, chloroplastic, whose product is MGLLLPFPTTPTLFRRPPSSTIFLPLSRNILRCSAATLTTPQQQRNELDLENKKYDLLRVIQDTQRGLVTTPNQRSEIEESLVDLESYAAGDDEAIVDLGVLDGTWRLLYTSASDVLVLLDSSSKLPFFQVGPIFQKFECKGQDDGGYVRNVVRWSIPSLLEENEGATLLVSAKFSVVSRRNIFLEFEEIALQNIIISDELQALIAPALLPRSFFSLQILQAIRTFKAQIPVNSTSPGRRSVGGLYYLSYLDKNMLVGRAVGGGGVFVFSRAQNIL